TGTTtttagtttgttttttttttcatttttgagaaaaaacTTATAACAATTCATCATAATTGAAAGaaattttttgacattttgaaAATATATGCAATCAACAGCTCATTTTTCGCAGTTGATTTACAATCAAAGGGATTTAGTGTCCCATACAAAAAATTAAGTGGATGTTGTTTTCCAAATCTAAAAGGTTAAAGGGGTTAAGTCGAATTTACTTTAATAACTTTGATCATCACAATTTAAAGGGAAATCTAGACTACTATATCTGGTAATCAAAAGTGAAAATGGATTTTACTTATTGAGATGGAGATAGTACGTACCATTATAATGTGAATAGCATTAATTCTATCTTCATGTCAtacaaaaataaattatttttctggATTTTGCAGGATTATGACGTTTCAGTCACATTATTCAACTCATTATTCCTAGTAGACGTTGAAGTGGAACATATTGGAAGAGTATTAAAACTCAATTCCATTAAAAATGGAGAGATTTGGAAGCAAGCTGACGTTTTGATCTTCAATACTTGGCTTTGGTGGGCCAGGAGAAAGCCTAAGCAACCGTATGTACTCACATTACCTACTTAAATTTTTTCACTATAAAATTtaaggatttaagttatatacattgattatactaaaaaaaaaattgctagtaTAATTTAATTGGGGATGGTAGGTAAGTACCGATTTTATGAGATTATCAGTTAATATGACTATTAGAGTTCATTCTGAGTGCATAAAACTTAAATTCTAGTTGGTATTAATTATTGACTAGAGTAAGATACACATGAGAGAGGTGAACGTGAGTATAATTATTAATAACCTAATTATATAAATATCTTATGTACTATCGGTGCATAGAACAAACTCAACAATATTGGTTGGTATTAATTAATGAGTAGAGTAAGATACACATGAGAGAGGTGAACGTGAGTATAATTATTAATAACCTAATTATACAAATATCTTATGTACTATCGGTGCATAGAACAAACTCAACAATATTACCAAAGAAAGATACACAAAAAGCACGTTTAGTAGGTGTACGAGAATTTCATTAACTTTGTGCAATTTATTAACAATTTTAATAAAACAAAAATGGGATAAAGAAGTGATGGTTTTGTATGTTGTAATTTTGATACTAATAAAAGAATGAATAGAATGAGTAATACTCCCTCTGCCCCATATTAGTTGTCCTGATTCACTTTTTGAGAGTCAAGTTGATTAATTTTCggagctaaattggattagatcaatTCAATATATTAAATTtataatttagatattcaaaaactatacgaaaagtactacaagttgcaattcttctcatattaatatgatgaaaaaatatatctaaaaatgttggtcaaaatttATATGGTTTGACTTTACAAAAAAGAAAGTGAACAAGTAAGATGGGATGAAGGAAGTAACGATGGAATTAAAATGTGCATTTATTTCTAGCtttaacttattttctttgaaaatGTGTAAATTTTTATAATAGGTGGGACTATATTGAGGATGGTGGCAAGATAGTGAAGGATATGAATCGTATGGCTGCATTTCGAAGGGGATTAAAAACATGGGCCAAATGGGTTGAGACAGAAGTGGATCTAACCAAAACAAAAGTTTTTTACCAAGGGGAAGCTGCTTCTCACCACCAGTAAGATAATTATTGATTCTTAATTtcacgaaaaaaaaaatatatttaaatatGCTCCAGTACTATCGAAATTGCTCTGTtttattttccatcaattttttGGTATGTTTTTATTATTTTCATCAGCAAATCATCTCATATTCACCATTTGTCATTGAGAAACTACAACATGAAATGGGTGAAATCCACGTGTTTAATTATTTGAGAAAGAATGTTCAAATTTATCATTCAACTTTTGACTATGGTTTAAATTCACCCTCAAGTCAAAACTTTGTTAGGCATTAAGGGCAAAAAAGAGACTTTACCTAGCAATGGGGAAATATTAGATCAAAAGTTTTTGCACCCAAAGGAATGGTCTACTGATCAATAAAAATAGTCGAGATGTATGTAAGTTGGTCCAAGTTATCAAAAAATATCAGACTAGAAGTCCCCGAAAGCAAAATTGACCCTTTTCTTTCTGCACCGTGTGTTGGTTTTTGAGAAGTTTAATTATTCCTCATTTCTTTGTTTTACATTAATTAATATTGGATGATATCAGTGGAGAAGCTTGGGGTGAGCCAGGAGTGAAGGGTTGCTCAAATCAAACAACACCTGTAGTTGGATCAATTTATCCAGGTGGTTTGCCTTTACCTGCACAAATTGTGAAACAAGTCTTGAAGAACATGACAAATTCAGTTTTCTTGTTGGATATTACAATCCTTTCACATTTGAGAAAAGATGGACACCCAAGCAATTACAATGGCTATGGAGGCATTGATTGTACACATTTTTGCCTTTCTGGTGTTCCTGATACTTGGAGCCAACTATTTTATGCTTCTTTATTAACGTCTTAGAATATTGGACAACCGTGCTATGTACGACTAATCCTTCTTTTGTAATTCTAGTGAAACACTTACATTTCGTGTGTATTGATTCTTAAGGACTTTATTGTTCGTTGCTAGAATACAAGCgtaaaataaaaataagtttGGAACTTTATTAAGTTAAAGGCCAATAGTAGGATTGTTCATGGTTTGGTTTGGGTtggttttggttaaaatcaaaatcaaatcaatTTAGTCGATTTTTTAATTATTGacaatcaaaccaaaccaaatataatacacATTTATCGGTTTGATTTTGGTTTGGTTTTTCGGCTTTAAGAAATATAATGATATTTATCTCTTCCATTCTTTCTTATAATTAGAAAAAGACTTTTCCATCCTTTTCCAACTTATCATCTGCTATTAATTACCTTTTGTTGTGGTGGCTATAATTTTCATGTATTATGAAAAAATGTCTTAAGATCTATTAGCTTGTCAATCAAGTGAATAAGattataagaaatacaaaaaaaaaaaaaagggaaactttCGTAAATGTACCATTCGACCATCTAGTTTAATAAAGATGACCGAAGTATACACTTCGGTGGTGATGTTGTGTAtacgtatgtatattatatgtataggtatgtatagtatatgtatatttagtatgCTTTATACACTACCTATACACTGTATACATATTTTGTAAATTAGAGGACCGAATGGTATTTCGCTGTAAtttttctctaaaaaaaaaagaaaaaaagaaatctAGGTAAATCCCATAGTTGTTTCTTTGAAACACCTAAGTTTGAATTCACGGCTTTCCTTTAAAAAATGAACGTAAGATGTAAAGTTCATTAGCCTATTAGACATACATATAATCTTAATGAAAAAGTAtacaagtattttaaagtgatTTATGAAGATTAACAtatcgtgtatatatataattataaaagttttgtaatatatttttttaaaattttaaaccaTACCCAAATTAAATAAATATCGATTTGCTTCAGTTTTCGGTTTTTAATCAAACTGTAAATACCCCTACTTACAGAGAATTGTAGAATGACACACAAGACAATACCCATAAAGAGTTCTTTTTTTTCGATGAGGTTTATACACCCGTATAAAGTTAATCACATTCGGTATTTGTATACATGGAAAAATAAAGTTTGACACGTGGCAAAGTGAAAGTGAACACGTGGCGGATGGAGTCATACAATGTTGTGACGCTTGGTTTGATCGGAAGAGGTGGTCCCGTGGGAGCCCGGATCAAATATTTCGAAGCAGTTGGTATGGATAATCCAAGGAAGATTAACATTACATAGCCGGTCCGGATTCGGAGCTGACGTTACGATTCAACATTAAAGGATAGCATTTATTGGTTATTATTGCCCCTCATTAAGATAAATTAGCAGCTCAAGGCCAATGTTTGTACTATAAAAGGAGCTTAAAAGCCCACTGTAAAGGACATCGAATACACAATTTTCTTACACTCATTCATATAATTCAGTCTCTATTTCAGACATATTCTTTGTTCTTTAGCTCCGGATTAATATTTGTTTCTCAAGGCTAGTTGTGCAATTGTTCCACCGGGAAACTTGTCAAAGAATTCTTTCCGAGGATCATACTGCCTAGGCTTATTAATTACATTGTCGCTTTATTATTTTATCCTAGCCTAATTTCATTATCTTACGTCATTATTTGCATACTGATAACAAATCAACTCATGTAACCTTAAAACCACTAATAAATTTAACTGTACCTTTttaggggtaaacagtttggcgcccaccgtggggctaaggataatagtaAACTTGTTTTGTTGCTCTAAATTGTCTTACTAACCACTTTCAATTATGTGAAATCAGGTAATCTAGATTATGGCAAACGACAGAAATTAAGCTGACGATGTGTTGAACAATGCAGATGCACACAACGGAAATATGCAAAAAGTAGATCCAGCAACGAGGAAGTCAAAAAGAGGGTGATGAATAAGTCACCACTGCTGATTTGG
The sequence above is a segment of the Lycium barbarum isolate Lr01 chromosome 6, ASM1917538v2, whole genome shotgun sequence genome. Coding sequences within it:
- the LOC132599816 gene encoding protein trichome birefringence-like 41, producing MAKGVSSTFVYILGAMFMLSFVFVFEAMLTVFSRFYSDAIAKKLVHTERNTIGISKQEKAEIITSNCNLFEGSWVLDDDRIDPLYNTTTCPFIRKTFDCTNRPDRQYLKYKWQPTGCDLPRFDGIDLFRRFKGKQIMFIGDSLSLNNYDSFLCLLYVSVPGMNYKTKLTNQSVTVIFEDYDVSVTLFNSLFLVDVEVEHIGRVLKLNSIKNGEIWKQADVLIFNTWLWWARRKPKQPWDYIEDGGKIVKDMNRMAAFRRGLKTWAKWVETEVDLTKTKVFYQGEAASHHHGEAWGEPGVKGCSNQTTPVVGSIYPGGLPLPAQIVKQVLKNMTNSVFLLDITILSHLRKDGHPSNYNGYGGIDCTHFCLSGVPDTWSQLFYASLLTS